One segment of Oreochromis niloticus isolate F11D_XX linkage group LG8, O_niloticus_UMD_NMBU, whole genome shotgun sequence DNA contains the following:
- the vwa2 gene encoding von Willebrand factor A domain-containing protein 2 isoform X4 encodes MLVKKKPILRQASQDEPSYLPLLPLNCAASSRGGSTQTGLALKYILRKGFPGGRNSSSVPRIVILMSDGRSQGNSVLAAAQLKDTGVVLFAVGLRYPKWEELHALASEPTESHVFLAEHFHDGVNGLYTTLSTFSFCNATPAGCRMETFPCERKTLETLKELQGNYMCWKGSKGYSPYTSLCPYYRYNKVYKRYQTVCHRTICPDPCDSQPCLNGGTCVSEGSEGYHCVCPPGYGGDPHCAPALSLDCSVDLLFLLEGSATLTLEGFLRLKSFLKRFLQTVIGSNSPSKVGLAVFGGEPRVEAQVGKFKGDLRSLLKAVYSLQLIGGETNTGQALRYVTRHGFMSAPVFADVADDLPRVVVLLTATPAADEVVEPSKYARDREIFLIAVGPDSLKEQLNNITGNPQRTLTYSSPDRLASKIPELRAKICSVDTQGCLGQAVDLVFALDASSGVGRDNFATLQDFVRSVTVQFDINRDVAQVALVAYSRRATTVFKLDTYETGSSIIQAVGDAKYVGGVASTGGALLHIHSNVLTIANGARPGVNKAVVVVTDGTGGDDAVVPAQKIRDNGVSVLVVGIGDVQRERLMQIAGAEEHMISVPSYEDLKYFEDVLVQMLCSEVKKPVNLCKPNPCMNNGVCILSEGSFRCQCQGYEGLHCERRSSRSSSRGDLPRPAGLRRKSRERKDHQGLLHRYKLHRRRHTP; translated from the exons GCGTCCCAGGATGAACCGTCATATCTGCCTCTCCTCCCTCTTAACTGTGCTGCTTCTTCAAG AGGAGGCAGCACCCAGACAGGCCTGGCTCTGAAGTACATCCTCAGGAAGGGTTTCCCAGGCGGCCGTAACTCTTCCAGTGTGCCTCGCATCGTCATCCTGATGTCAGATGGGAGATCTCAGGGCAACTCGGTGCTGGCGGCTGCTCAGCTCAAAGACACAGGCGTGGTTTTGTTTGCTGTGGGCTTGCGCTACCCCAA ATGGGAGGAGCTTCACGCTTTAGCCAGTGAGCCAACAGAGAGCCACGTTTTCCTCGCCGAGCATTTCCATGATGGTGTCAATGGCCTGTACACAACACTGAGCACGTTCTCTTTCTGCAACGCCACACCTGCAG GCTGTCGGATGGAGACATTTCCCTGTGAGAGGAAGACATTGGAGACACTTAAAGAGCTGCAGGGGAACTACATGTGTTGGAAAGGTTCCAAAGGCTATTCCCCATACACATCTCTCTGTCCCTACTACAG GTACAACAAGGTTTATAAGAGATACCAGACAGTCTGCCATAGAACAATTTGTCCGG ATCCCTGTGATTCTCAGCCATGCCTGAATGGTGGAACATGTGTATCAGAAGGTTCAGAGGGCTACCACTGCGTGTGTCCTCCTGGCTACGGAGGAGACCCACACTGTG CTCCTGCATTATCGCTGGACTGCTCTGTAGACCTGCTCTTCCTGCTGGAGGGCTCTGCCACACTCACCTTGGAAGGCTTTCTCCGCCTCAAGTCCTTCTTAAAGCGCTTCCTGCAGACTGTGATTGGCTCTAACAGCCCCAGCAAGGTCGGCTTGGCGGTGTTTGGCGGGGAACCACGAGTCGAGGCCCAGGTTGGCAAGTTCAAAGGAGACCTGAGGAGTCTTCTTAAGGCTGTGTACTCACTTCAGCTAATTGGTGGTGAAACAAACACAGGGCAGGCCCTCCGCTATGTTACCCGCCACGGCTTTATGAGCGCGCCGGTCTTTGCCGATGTCGCGGATGACCTTCCCCGTGTGGTGGTGCTGCTCACTGCCACTCCTGCCGCAGACGAGGTGGTTGAGCCGTCTAAATATGCACGAGACAGAGAGATCTTCCTGATAGCAGTGGGACCTGACAGCTTAAAGGAGCAGCTGAATAACATCACAGGAAATCCGCAGAGGACCCTCACCTACTCATCACCTGATAGGCTCGCTTCCAAGATCCCTGAGCTGAGGGCCAAGATCTGCAGCGTGGATACGCAAG gtTGTCTGGGTCAAGCTGTAGATCTGGTGTTTGCCCTGGATGCTTCAAGTGGTGTGGGCCGTGATAACTTTGCCACCTTGCAGGACTTTGTGCGCAGCGTCACCGTCCAGTTCGACATCAACCGTGACGTGGCTCAAGTGGCCCTTGTGGCGTACAGTAGGAGAGCCACCACTGTCTTCAAGCTGGACACGTATGAAACTGGTTCTTCCATCATTCAGGCTGTAGGTGACGCCAAGTACGTGGGTGGAGTGGCTTCGACGGGTGGGGCGTTGCTGCACATCCACTCTAATGTTCTCACCATAGCTAATGGCGCACGACCCGGAGTGAACAAGGCTGTAGTAGTGGTGACGGACGGCACCGGTGGGGATGATGCTGTCGTACCGGCTCAAAAGATAAGAGACAATGGAGTCTCAGTGCTTGTGGTTGGTATCGGAGATGTCCAGAGGGAGAGGCTGATGCAGATTGCCGGTGCAGAGGAGCACATGATCTCAGTGCCGTCTTATGAGGATCTCAAGTACTTTGAGGATGTACTGGTGCAGATGCTTTGTTCAG AGGTGAAGAAACCTGTAAACCTGTGCAAGCCTAACCCATGTATGAATAATGGGGTCTGCATCTTGTCAGAAGGGAGCTTTCGCTGCCAGTGCCAAGGCTATGAGGGGCTGCACTGTGAAAGAA GAAGCAGCAGGTCTTCATCCAGAGGGGATCTTCCAAGACCTGCTGGCCTGAGGAGGAAGAGCAGGGAGAGGAAGGACCACCAGGGGCTTCTGCATCGTTACAAACTACACCGTCGGAGACATACTCCCTGA
- the vwa2 gene encoding von Willebrand factor A domain-containing protein 2 isoform X2 produces MNRHICLSSLLTVLLLQVMQCSAAMDILFLMDGSYSVGKGSFERSKHYAIKLCQALDIGPDKVRVGLIQFGSTPRLEFSLDSYSTKQELKKQIKSISFRGGSTQTGLALKYILRKGFPGGRNSSSVPRIVILMSDGRSQGNSVLAAAQLKDTGVVLFAVGLRYPKWEELHALASEPTESHVFLAEHFHDGVNGLYTTLSTFSFCNATPAGCRMETFPCERKTLETLKELQGNYMCWKGSKGYSPYTSLCPYYRYNKVYKRYQTVCHRTICPDPCDSQPCLNGGTCVSEGSEGYHCVCPPGYGGDPHCAPALSLDCSVDLLFLLEGSATLTLEGFLRLKSFLKRFLQTVIGSNSPSKVGLAVFGGEPRVEAQVGKFKGDLRSLLKAVYSLQLIGGETNTGQALRYVTRHGFMSAPVFADVADDLPRVVVLLTATPAADEVVEPSKYARDREIFLIAVGPDSLKEQLNNITGNPQRTLTYSSPDRLASKIPELRAKICSVDTQGCLGQAVDLVFALDASSGVGRDNFATLQDFVRSVTVQFDINRDVAQVALVAYSRRATTVFKLDTYETGSSIIQAVGDAKYVGGVASTGGALLHIHSNVLTIANGARPGVNKAVVVVTDGTGGDDAVVPAQKIRDNGVSVLVVGIGDVQRERLMQIAGAEEHMISVPSYEDLKYFEDVLVQMLCSEVKKPVNLCKPNPCMNNGVCILSEGSFRCQCQGYEGLHCERRSSRSSSRGDLPRPAGLRRKSRERKDHQGLLHRYKLHRRRHTP; encoded by the exons ATGAACCGTCATATCTGCCTCTCCTCCCTCTTAACTGTGCTGCTTCTTCAAG TGATGCAGTGCTCAGCAGCCATGGATATTCTCTTCCTCATGGATGGTTCCTACAGCGTCGGGAAAGGCAGCTTCGAGAGGTCCAAACACTATGCGATCAAACTCTGTCAAGCACTAGACATTGGACCAGATAAG GTGCGAGTTGGTTTAATTCAGTTTGGCTCGACTCCTCGGCTTGAGTTTTCCCTGGACTCATACTCCACCAAGCAGGAGCTGAAGAAGCAGATAAAGAGCATTTCTTTCAG AGGAGGCAGCACCCAGACAGGCCTGGCTCTGAAGTACATCCTCAGGAAGGGTTTCCCAGGCGGCCGTAACTCTTCCAGTGTGCCTCGCATCGTCATCCTGATGTCAGATGGGAGATCTCAGGGCAACTCGGTGCTGGCGGCTGCTCAGCTCAAAGACACAGGCGTGGTTTTGTTTGCTGTGGGCTTGCGCTACCCCAA ATGGGAGGAGCTTCACGCTTTAGCCAGTGAGCCAACAGAGAGCCACGTTTTCCTCGCCGAGCATTTCCATGATGGTGTCAATGGCCTGTACACAACACTGAGCACGTTCTCTTTCTGCAACGCCACACCTGCAG GCTGTCGGATGGAGACATTTCCCTGTGAGAGGAAGACATTGGAGACACTTAAAGAGCTGCAGGGGAACTACATGTGTTGGAAAGGTTCCAAAGGCTATTCCCCATACACATCTCTCTGTCCCTACTACAG GTACAACAAGGTTTATAAGAGATACCAGACAGTCTGCCATAGAACAATTTGTCCGG ATCCCTGTGATTCTCAGCCATGCCTGAATGGTGGAACATGTGTATCAGAAGGTTCAGAGGGCTACCACTGCGTGTGTCCTCCTGGCTACGGAGGAGACCCACACTGTG CTCCTGCATTATCGCTGGACTGCTCTGTAGACCTGCTCTTCCTGCTGGAGGGCTCTGCCACACTCACCTTGGAAGGCTTTCTCCGCCTCAAGTCCTTCTTAAAGCGCTTCCTGCAGACTGTGATTGGCTCTAACAGCCCCAGCAAGGTCGGCTTGGCGGTGTTTGGCGGGGAACCACGAGTCGAGGCCCAGGTTGGCAAGTTCAAAGGAGACCTGAGGAGTCTTCTTAAGGCTGTGTACTCACTTCAGCTAATTGGTGGTGAAACAAACACAGGGCAGGCCCTCCGCTATGTTACCCGCCACGGCTTTATGAGCGCGCCGGTCTTTGCCGATGTCGCGGATGACCTTCCCCGTGTGGTGGTGCTGCTCACTGCCACTCCTGCCGCAGACGAGGTGGTTGAGCCGTCTAAATATGCACGAGACAGAGAGATCTTCCTGATAGCAGTGGGACCTGACAGCTTAAAGGAGCAGCTGAATAACATCACAGGAAATCCGCAGAGGACCCTCACCTACTCATCACCTGATAGGCTCGCTTCCAAGATCCCTGAGCTGAGGGCCAAGATCTGCAGCGTGGATACGCAAG gtTGTCTGGGTCAAGCTGTAGATCTGGTGTTTGCCCTGGATGCTTCAAGTGGTGTGGGCCGTGATAACTTTGCCACCTTGCAGGACTTTGTGCGCAGCGTCACCGTCCAGTTCGACATCAACCGTGACGTGGCTCAAGTGGCCCTTGTGGCGTACAGTAGGAGAGCCACCACTGTCTTCAAGCTGGACACGTATGAAACTGGTTCTTCCATCATTCAGGCTGTAGGTGACGCCAAGTACGTGGGTGGAGTGGCTTCGACGGGTGGGGCGTTGCTGCACATCCACTCTAATGTTCTCACCATAGCTAATGGCGCACGACCCGGAGTGAACAAGGCTGTAGTAGTGGTGACGGACGGCACCGGTGGGGATGATGCTGTCGTACCGGCTCAAAAGATAAGAGACAATGGAGTCTCAGTGCTTGTGGTTGGTATCGGAGATGTCCAGAGGGAGAGGCTGATGCAGATTGCCGGTGCAGAGGAGCACATGATCTCAGTGCCGTCTTATGAGGATCTCAAGTACTTTGAGGATGTACTGGTGCAGATGCTTTGTTCAG AGGTGAAGAAACCTGTAAACCTGTGCAAGCCTAACCCATGTATGAATAATGGGGTCTGCATCTTGTCAGAAGGGAGCTTTCGCTGCCAGTGCCAAGGCTATGAGGGGCTGCACTGTGAAAGAA GAAGCAGCAGGTCTTCATCCAGAGGGGATCTTCCAAGACCTGCTGGCCTGAGGAGGAAGAGCAGGGAGAGGAAGGACCACCAGGGGCTTCTGCATCGTTACAAACTACACCGTCGGAGACATACTCCCTGA
- the vwa2 gene encoding von Willebrand factor A domain-containing protein 2 isoform X1 gives MNRHICLSSLLTVLLLQVQQGTSVQEIQTSLENIVKINSAGEMMQCSAAMDILFLMDGSYSVGKGSFERSKHYAIKLCQALDIGPDKVRVGLIQFGSTPRLEFSLDSYSTKQELKKQIKSISFRGGSTQTGLALKYILRKGFPGGRNSSSVPRIVILMSDGRSQGNSVLAAAQLKDTGVVLFAVGLRYPKWEELHALASEPTESHVFLAEHFHDGVNGLYTTLSTFSFCNATPAGCRMETFPCERKTLETLKELQGNYMCWKGSKGYSPYTSLCPYYRYNKVYKRYQTVCHRTICPDPCDSQPCLNGGTCVSEGSEGYHCVCPPGYGGDPHCAPALSLDCSVDLLFLLEGSATLTLEGFLRLKSFLKRFLQTVIGSNSPSKVGLAVFGGEPRVEAQVGKFKGDLRSLLKAVYSLQLIGGETNTGQALRYVTRHGFMSAPVFADVADDLPRVVVLLTATPAADEVVEPSKYARDREIFLIAVGPDSLKEQLNNITGNPQRTLTYSSPDRLASKIPELRAKICSVDTQGCLGQAVDLVFALDASSGVGRDNFATLQDFVRSVTVQFDINRDVAQVALVAYSRRATTVFKLDTYETGSSIIQAVGDAKYVGGVASTGGALLHIHSNVLTIANGARPGVNKAVVVVTDGTGGDDAVVPAQKIRDNGVSVLVVGIGDVQRERLMQIAGAEEHMISVPSYEDLKYFEDVLVQMLCSEVKKPVNLCKPNPCMNNGVCILSEGSFRCQCQGYEGLHCERRSSRSSSRGDLPRPAGLRRKSRERKDHQGLLHRYKLHRRRHTP, from the exons ATGAACCGTCATATCTGCCTCTCCTCCCTCTTAACTGTGCTGCTTCTTCAAG TTCAGCAGGGCACCTCTGTGCAGGAGATTCAAACCAGCCTTGAGAACATTGTGAAAATCAACTCTGCAGGAGAAA TGATGCAGTGCTCAGCAGCCATGGATATTCTCTTCCTCATGGATGGTTCCTACAGCGTCGGGAAAGGCAGCTTCGAGAGGTCCAAACACTATGCGATCAAACTCTGTCAAGCACTAGACATTGGACCAGATAAG GTGCGAGTTGGTTTAATTCAGTTTGGCTCGACTCCTCGGCTTGAGTTTTCCCTGGACTCATACTCCACCAAGCAGGAGCTGAAGAAGCAGATAAAGAGCATTTCTTTCAG AGGAGGCAGCACCCAGACAGGCCTGGCTCTGAAGTACATCCTCAGGAAGGGTTTCCCAGGCGGCCGTAACTCTTCCAGTGTGCCTCGCATCGTCATCCTGATGTCAGATGGGAGATCTCAGGGCAACTCGGTGCTGGCGGCTGCTCAGCTCAAAGACACAGGCGTGGTTTTGTTTGCTGTGGGCTTGCGCTACCCCAA ATGGGAGGAGCTTCACGCTTTAGCCAGTGAGCCAACAGAGAGCCACGTTTTCCTCGCCGAGCATTTCCATGATGGTGTCAATGGCCTGTACACAACACTGAGCACGTTCTCTTTCTGCAACGCCACACCTGCAG GCTGTCGGATGGAGACATTTCCCTGTGAGAGGAAGACATTGGAGACACTTAAAGAGCTGCAGGGGAACTACATGTGTTGGAAAGGTTCCAAAGGCTATTCCCCATACACATCTCTCTGTCCCTACTACAG GTACAACAAGGTTTATAAGAGATACCAGACAGTCTGCCATAGAACAATTTGTCCGG ATCCCTGTGATTCTCAGCCATGCCTGAATGGTGGAACATGTGTATCAGAAGGTTCAGAGGGCTACCACTGCGTGTGTCCTCCTGGCTACGGAGGAGACCCACACTGTG CTCCTGCATTATCGCTGGACTGCTCTGTAGACCTGCTCTTCCTGCTGGAGGGCTCTGCCACACTCACCTTGGAAGGCTTTCTCCGCCTCAAGTCCTTCTTAAAGCGCTTCCTGCAGACTGTGATTGGCTCTAACAGCCCCAGCAAGGTCGGCTTGGCGGTGTTTGGCGGGGAACCACGAGTCGAGGCCCAGGTTGGCAAGTTCAAAGGAGACCTGAGGAGTCTTCTTAAGGCTGTGTACTCACTTCAGCTAATTGGTGGTGAAACAAACACAGGGCAGGCCCTCCGCTATGTTACCCGCCACGGCTTTATGAGCGCGCCGGTCTTTGCCGATGTCGCGGATGACCTTCCCCGTGTGGTGGTGCTGCTCACTGCCACTCCTGCCGCAGACGAGGTGGTTGAGCCGTCTAAATATGCACGAGACAGAGAGATCTTCCTGATAGCAGTGGGACCTGACAGCTTAAAGGAGCAGCTGAATAACATCACAGGAAATCCGCAGAGGACCCTCACCTACTCATCACCTGATAGGCTCGCTTCCAAGATCCCTGAGCTGAGGGCCAAGATCTGCAGCGTGGATACGCAAG gtTGTCTGGGTCAAGCTGTAGATCTGGTGTTTGCCCTGGATGCTTCAAGTGGTGTGGGCCGTGATAACTTTGCCACCTTGCAGGACTTTGTGCGCAGCGTCACCGTCCAGTTCGACATCAACCGTGACGTGGCTCAAGTGGCCCTTGTGGCGTACAGTAGGAGAGCCACCACTGTCTTCAAGCTGGACACGTATGAAACTGGTTCTTCCATCATTCAGGCTGTAGGTGACGCCAAGTACGTGGGTGGAGTGGCTTCGACGGGTGGGGCGTTGCTGCACATCCACTCTAATGTTCTCACCATAGCTAATGGCGCACGACCCGGAGTGAACAAGGCTGTAGTAGTGGTGACGGACGGCACCGGTGGGGATGATGCTGTCGTACCGGCTCAAAAGATAAGAGACAATGGAGTCTCAGTGCTTGTGGTTGGTATCGGAGATGTCCAGAGGGAGAGGCTGATGCAGATTGCCGGTGCAGAGGAGCACATGATCTCAGTGCCGTCTTATGAGGATCTCAAGTACTTTGAGGATGTACTGGTGCAGATGCTTTGTTCAG AGGTGAAGAAACCTGTAAACCTGTGCAAGCCTAACCCATGTATGAATAATGGGGTCTGCATCTTGTCAGAAGGGAGCTTTCGCTGCCAGTGCCAAGGCTATGAGGGGCTGCACTGTGAAAGAA GAAGCAGCAGGTCTTCATCCAGAGGGGATCTTCCAAGACCTGCTGGCCTGAGGAGGAAGAGCAGGGAGAGGAAGGACCACCAGGGGCTTCTGCATCGTTACAAACTACACCGTCGGAGACATACTCCCTGA
- the vwa2 gene encoding von Willebrand factor A domain-containing protein 2 isoform X3 yields MQCSAAMDILFLMDGSYSVGKGSFERSKHYAIKLCQALDIGPDKVRVGLIQFGSTPRLEFSLDSYSTKQELKKQIKSISFRGGSTQTGLALKYILRKGFPGGRNSSSVPRIVILMSDGRSQGNSVLAAAQLKDTGVVLFAVGLRYPKWEELHALASEPTESHVFLAEHFHDGVNGLYTTLSTFSFCNATPAGCRMETFPCERKTLETLKELQGNYMCWKGSKGYSPYTSLCPYYRYNKVYKRYQTVCHRTICPDPCDSQPCLNGGTCVSEGSEGYHCVCPPGYGGDPHCAPALSLDCSVDLLFLLEGSATLTLEGFLRLKSFLKRFLQTVIGSNSPSKVGLAVFGGEPRVEAQVGKFKGDLRSLLKAVYSLQLIGGETNTGQALRYVTRHGFMSAPVFADVADDLPRVVVLLTATPAADEVVEPSKYARDREIFLIAVGPDSLKEQLNNITGNPQRTLTYSSPDRLASKIPELRAKICSVDTQGCLGQAVDLVFALDASSGVGRDNFATLQDFVRSVTVQFDINRDVAQVALVAYSRRATTVFKLDTYETGSSIIQAVGDAKYVGGVASTGGALLHIHSNVLTIANGARPGVNKAVVVVTDGTGGDDAVVPAQKIRDNGVSVLVVGIGDVQRERLMQIAGAEEHMISVPSYEDLKYFEDVLVQMLCSEVKKPVNLCKPNPCMNNGVCILSEGSFRCQCQGYEGLHCERRSSRSSSRGDLPRPAGLRRKSRERKDHQGLLHRYKLHRRRHTP; encoded by the exons ATGCAGTGCTCAGCAGCCATGGATATTCTCTTCCTCATGGATGGTTCCTACAGCGTCGGGAAAGGCAGCTTCGAGAGGTCCAAACACTATGCGATCAAACTCTGTCAAGCACTAGACATTGGACCAGATAAG GTGCGAGTTGGTTTAATTCAGTTTGGCTCGACTCCTCGGCTTGAGTTTTCCCTGGACTCATACTCCACCAAGCAGGAGCTGAAGAAGCAGATAAAGAGCATTTCTTTCAG AGGAGGCAGCACCCAGACAGGCCTGGCTCTGAAGTACATCCTCAGGAAGGGTTTCCCAGGCGGCCGTAACTCTTCCAGTGTGCCTCGCATCGTCATCCTGATGTCAGATGGGAGATCTCAGGGCAACTCGGTGCTGGCGGCTGCTCAGCTCAAAGACACAGGCGTGGTTTTGTTTGCTGTGGGCTTGCGCTACCCCAA ATGGGAGGAGCTTCACGCTTTAGCCAGTGAGCCAACAGAGAGCCACGTTTTCCTCGCCGAGCATTTCCATGATGGTGTCAATGGCCTGTACACAACACTGAGCACGTTCTCTTTCTGCAACGCCACACCTGCAG GCTGTCGGATGGAGACATTTCCCTGTGAGAGGAAGACATTGGAGACACTTAAAGAGCTGCAGGGGAACTACATGTGTTGGAAAGGTTCCAAAGGCTATTCCCCATACACATCTCTCTGTCCCTACTACAG GTACAACAAGGTTTATAAGAGATACCAGACAGTCTGCCATAGAACAATTTGTCCGG ATCCCTGTGATTCTCAGCCATGCCTGAATGGTGGAACATGTGTATCAGAAGGTTCAGAGGGCTACCACTGCGTGTGTCCTCCTGGCTACGGAGGAGACCCACACTGTG CTCCTGCATTATCGCTGGACTGCTCTGTAGACCTGCTCTTCCTGCTGGAGGGCTCTGCCACACTCACCTTGGAAGGCTTTCTCCGCCTCAAGTCCTTCTTAAAGCGCTTCCTGCAGACTGTGATTGGCTCTAACAGCCCCAGCAAGGTCGGCTTGGCGGTGTTTGGCGGGGAACCACGAGTCGAGGCCCAGGTTGGCAAGTTCAAAGGAGACCTGAGGAGTCTTCTTAAGGCTGTGTACTCACTTCAGCTAATTGGTGGTGAAACAAACACAGGGCAGGCCCTCCGCTATGTTACCCGCCACGGCTTTATGAGCGCGCCGGTCTTTGCCGATGTCGCGGATGACCTTCCCCGTGTGGTGGTGCTGCTCACTGCCACTCCTGCCGCAGACGAGGTGGTTGAGCCGTCTAAATATGCACGAGACAGAGAGATCTTCCTGATAGCAGTGGGACCTGACAGCTTAAAGGAGCAGCTGAATAACATCACAGGAAATCCGCAGAGGACCCTCACCTACTCATCACCTGATAGGCTCGCTTCCAAGATCCCTGAGCTGAGGGCCAAGATCTGCAGCGTGGATACGCAAG gtTGTCTGGGTCAAGCTGTAGATCTGGTGTTTGCCCTGGATGCTTCAAGTGGTGTGGGCCGTGATAACTTTGCCACCTTGCAGGACTTTGTGCGCAGCGTCACCGTCCAGTTCGACATCAACCGTGACGTGGCTCAAGTGGCCCTTGTGGCGTACAGTAGGAGAGCCACCACTGTCTTCAAGCTGGACACGTATGAAACTGGTTCTTCCATCATTCAGGCTGTAGGTGACGCCAAGTACGTGGGTGGAGTGGCTTCGACGGGTGGGGCGTTGCTGCACATCCACTCTAATGTTCTCACCATAGCTAATGGCGCACGACCCGGAGTGAACAAGGCTGTAGTAGTGGTGACGGACGGCACCGGTGGGGATGATGCTGTCGTACCGGCTCAAAAGATAAGAGACAATGGAGTCTCAGTGCTTGTGGTTGGTATCGGAGATGTCCAGAGGGAGAGGCTGATGCAGATTGCCGGTGCAGAGGAGCACATGATCTCAGTGCCGTCTTATGAGGATCTCAAGTACTTTGAGGATGTACTGGTGCAGATGCTTTGTTCAG AGGTGAAGAAACCTGTAAACCTGTGCAAGCCTAACCCATGTATGAATAATGGGGTCTGCATCTTGTCAGAAGGGAGCTTTCGCTGCCAGTGCCAAGGCTATGAGGGGCTGCACTGTGAAAGAA GAAGCAGCAGGTCTTCATCCAGAGGGGATCTTCCAAGACCTGCTGGCCTGAGGAGGAAGAGCAGGGAGAGGAAGGACCACCAGGGGCTTCTGCATCGTTACAAACTACACCGTCGGAGACATACTCCCTGA